In Piliocolobus tephrosceles isolate RC106 chromosome 12, ASM277652v3, whole genome shotgun sequence, one DNA window encodes the following:
- the LOC113222359 gene encoding embryonic testis differentiation protein homolog A-like: MDKELPKASPNKLALNIKKPDKSFKCRKPTKNVLVFLINRQLGRHRSDIDLSRWLWMLS; encoded by the coding sequence ATGGATAAAGAACTCCCTAAAGCCAGTCCCAACAAGCTTGCGCTGAACATCAAGAAGCCTGACAAATCCTTCAAATGCAGGAAGCCCACCAAAAATGTCCTGGTCTTTTTAATCAACAGACAACTGGGCAGGCACAGAAGTGACATCGACCTGTCAAGGTGGCTATGGATGCTGTCATAA